The following proteins are encoded in a genomic region of Enoplosus armatus isolate fEnoArm2 chromosome 11, fEnoArm2.hap1, whole genome shotgun sequence:
- the popdc2 gene encoding popeye domain-containing 2, whose amino-acid sequence MNTANSTLLDSLLFAPLCDGWTNNTEGAIYHLGNTLLFLGYMGGSGAYGCLFIFGFLTPAFLCLTLWGWMTMCGLDVFTWNLLLLLACLVQICHLLYRLHQEGIRSEELTTLYQAVYLPLGVPVQVFKEIASAFENKVVELKAGETYAVEGKTPIDKLSFLLSGRINVSLEGQFLHYIHRHQFLDSPEWESLRPNEEGKFQVTLTAEEDSRYISWRRRRLYSLISKDRYTARLFSVMLGYDIAEKLYNLNNKLYIKSGVLLDIRLPSLYHVLAPSSQGSEGGSGSGSDGGITKEQQTELQGEDQAPDYQKSDPAHSQPHLQGPRKTTLDEPQAPQHDRYQHPWASDPELPTGEDSTSLVLEDFADVAGSLMDYGSERDYLR is encoded by the exons ATGAACACGGCCAACTCGACTCTGCTGGACAGCTTGTTGTTTGCGCCTCTCTGCGATGGCTGGACCAACAACACAGAGGGAGCCATCTACCATCTGGGCAACACCTTACTGTTCCTGGGCTACATGGGAGGCAGTGGGGCCTACGGGTGCCTCTTCATCTTCGGCTTCCTGACTCCCGCCTTCTTGTGCCTGACCCTGTGGGGCTGGATGACTATGTGCGGCCTGGACGTCTTCACCTGGaacctgctcctgctgctggcCTGCTTGGTTCAGATTTGTCACCTCCTTTACCGGCTGCACCAGGAGGGCATACGCAGCGAGGAGCTGACCACCCTCTACCAGGCGGTCTACCTGCCGTTGGGCGTGCCCGTACAGGTGTTCAAGGAGATCGCAAGCGCCTTTGAGAACAAGGTGGTGGAGCTGAAGGCAGGAGAGACGTACGCTGTGGAGGGCAAGACGCCCATTGACAAGCTGTCCTTTCTGCTGTCTGGGAG GATCAACGTATCTTTGGAGGGCCAGTTCCTGCATTACATCCATCGCCACCAGTTCCTTGACTCTCCAGAGTGGGAGTCTCTCAGACCAAACGAGGAGGGAAAGTTCCAG GTGACCCTCACAGCAGAGGAAGACTCCCGCTACATCTCCTGGCGCCGCCGCCGCCTCTATTCGCTGATCTCCAAGGATCGCTACACCGCCCGTCTCTTCTCTGTCATGCTGGGCTACGACATTGCCGAGAAGCTCTACAACCTCAACAACAAGCTCTATATTAAGAGCGGCGTGCTGTTGGACATCCGCCTGCCCAGCCTCTACCACGTGCTGGCCCCCTCCTCTCAGGGCAGCGAGGGTggcagcggcagcggcagcgATGGCGGCATCACCAAGGAGCAACAAACTGAACTGCAGGGCGAAGACCAAGCACCGGACTACCAGAAGTCTGATCCAGCCCACTCTCAGCCCCACCTGCAGGGACCAAGGAAGACCACCCTGGATGAACCCCAGGCCCCCCAGCATGACCGTTATCAGCACCCCTGGGCGTCAGACCCGGAGCTGCCCACTGGTGAGGACTCCACCAGCCTGGTCCTGGAGGACTTTGCTGATGTGGCGGGCTCCTTAATGGATTATGGCAGTGAGAGGGATTATTTGAGGTAG
- the cox17 gene encoding cytochrome c oxidase copper chaperone, with the protein MSTVSAASVESAAVTESPEQKKPLKPCCACPDTKKVRDACIIEKGEESCSELIEAHKDCMRALGFKI; encoded by the exons ATGTCGACCGTGTCTGCTGCCAGCGTGgagtctgctgctgtgactgagAGCCCTGAGCAGAAGAAGCCACTGAAGCCATGTTGCGCGTGTCCAGATACAAAGAAAGTCAGGGATGCTTG CATCATcgaaaagggagaggaaagcTGCTCAGAACTAATTGAGGCACACAAAGATTGCATGAGGGCGCTTGGATTCAAGATTTAA
- the hcn5 gene encoding hyperpolarization activated cyclic nucleotide-gated potassium channel 5, with amino-acid sequence MEKLKGPAAGCTTATCGWRALLLPQLNRQSLYVYGSEMAVEKECMRQLQSGVFVIHPFSLMRSYYIMCMMAITFLNLIGIPMEIAFLDGNSGLAWEGFNVFSDTLFLIDVALNFRMGIIAEDGEEAILDIKRIRVSYLRTWFIPDVIAAFPIGYILLFADLQYHNDDNPSKTNKMMRILMFVRILSLIRLARVSRLVRFFNEVEKVSNANLEVVRLFFRILSLFMMIFLLCHWNGCIQYFVPMLEEFPTDCWVRKENLMNATVIVKYSWGVFRALSQMIALSYGSMDAPTSRNYRFSLSTTKKSTGVSQLC; translated from the exons ATGGAGAAACTAAAAGGTCCCGCTGCGGGATGCACCACAGCCACCTGTGGATGGAGAGCCCTGCTTCTCCCGCAGCTGAACAGACAGTCCCTGTACGTGTACGGCAGCGAAATGGCCGTGGAGAAGGAATGCATGCGACAGCTGCAGAGCGGAGTCTTTGTCATCCACCCGTTCAGCCTCATGAG GAGTTACTACATCATGTGCATGATGGCCATCACATTTCTGAACCTGATCGGGATTCCCATGGAGATAGCGTTTCTGGACGGAAACAGCGGGCTGGCATGGGAAGGATTTAACGTGTTTTCAGACACGCTGTTCCTGATAGATGTGGCTCTGAATTTCCGAATGGGCATCATAGCAGAGGACGGCGAG GAAGCTATTCTGGATATCAAACGGATCCGAGTCAGTTACCTGAGGACATGGTTCATACCGGACGTTATAGCTGCTTTCCCTATTGGCTACATACTGCTGTTTGCG GACTTACAATATCACAACGATGACAACCCCTCCAAGACCAACAAGATGATGAGGATACTAATGTTTGTGCGGATCCTCAGTTTGATCAGGTTGGCTCGAGTGTCCAGATTGGTCAGGTTCTTCAACGAAGTGGAGAAA GTGTCAAATGCGAACTTGGAGGTGGTCCGCCTGTTCTTCCGCATCCTGTCTCTGTTCATGAtgattttcctgctgtgtcACTGGAATGGCTGCATCCAGTACTTTGTCCCCATGCTGGAGGAGTTTCCCACCGACTGCTGGGTCCGGAAAGAAAACCTGATG AATGCCACAGTGATTGTGAAGTACTCTTGGGGAGTTTTCCGAGCTCTCTCACAGATGATTGCTCTCTCTTATGGCTCCATGGACGCACCAACAAGTAGGAATTATAGATTTTCTTTATCCACCACTAAAAAAAGCACAGGCGTATCACA ATTATGTTGA